Proteins encoded together in one Verrucomicrobiota bacterium window:
- the gatA gene encoding Asp-tRNA(Asn)/Glu-tRNA(Gln) amidotransferase subunit GatA, with protein sequence MTDGNLEGKTAVDLASLLDSGETSSEAILTACLKRMDSVEGSVNAFLSVDRDDAMAQAKASDERRSKGEVRGPLDGIPIALKDIVAVTGQPLTCSSRILENFVSPYDATVVQRLKEAGAVLFGRLNMDEFAMGSSTENSAFGRTCNPWDTERVPGGSSGGSAACVAAGESILSLGSDTGGSIRQPAAFCGTVGLKPTYGRISRYGLVAFASSLDQIGPFTRSVEDAALFLDAACGHDPRDSTSLPNQDTAFLAGMRDQVDRKWKLGVPKEFFAEGINAEVQQSVEKAIRFYEEDGCEIIEVSLAHSSYAVPVYYILATAEASSNLARYDGIRYGHRSEESTDGIDLYFRSRGEGFGEEVKRRIMLGTYVLSSGYYDAYYLRAQKVRSLIRKDFDEAFTKVDCLIGPATPTVAFRAGEKMDDPLSMYLSDVYTISANLAGLPAMSVPCGLDREGCPIGLQVIAPVLRETDMLAVARKFEEAHEFEGMVAPLGKEDL encoded by the coding sequence ATGACGGACGGTAACTTAGAGGGGAAGACAGCAGTCGATCTGGCCAGTCTCCTTGACTCAGGTGAGACCTCCAGTGAGGCGATTCTAACTGCGTGTCTGAAGCGGATGGATTCGGTCGAGGGGTCGGTGAATGCTTTTCTCAGTGTCGACCGTGACGATGCGATGGCACAGGCGAAGGCGAGCGATGAAAGGCGAAGCAAAGGAGAGGTCCGTGGTCCGTTGGACGGGATTCCGATTGCCCTCAAGGACATCGTTGCCGTCACCGGACAGCCTTTGACCTGTAGCAGCCGTATTCTTGAGAATTTTGTGAGTCCTTACGACGCAACAGTCGTTCAGCGACTTAAAGAAGCAGGAGCGGTGCTCTTTGGCCGTTTGAATATGGATGAGTTTGCTATGGGTTCATCCACTGAGAATTCAGCTTTCGGTCGCACGTGTAATCCTTGGGACACTGAAAGAGTTCCTGGCGGTTCGAGTGGAGGAAGCGCGGCATGTGTTGCCGCGGGTGAATCGATTCTTTCCTTGGGAAGTGATACGGGTGGATCCATTCGTCAGCCGGCTGCGTTTTGTGGGACTGTTGGATTGAAGCCAACCTACGGACGGATCTCCCGGTATGGTCTGGTTGCGTTTGCTTCCTCTCTCGACCAGATCGGCCCCTTTACTAGGTCGGTTGAGGATGCAGCTCTTTTTCTGGATGCCGCTTGTGGTCATGACCCTAGAGACTCCACCTCCCTTCCAAATCAGGATACGGCCTTTCTTGCGGGCATGCGTGATCAGGTGGACCGCAAGTGGAAACTTGGGGTTCCCAAAGAGTTTTTTGCGGAAGGAATCAACGCTGAGGTTCAGCAGTCAGTGGAGAAAGCAATTCGCTTCTACGAGGAAGATGGTTGTGAGATCATCGAAGTCTCCCTGGCTCACTCTTCCTACGCAGTTCCTGTTTATTACATTTTGGCTACTGCTGAGGCCTCATCCAACCTAGCTCGCTACGACGGTATTCGATATGGACATCGTTCTGAAGAGTCGACCGATGGAATCGATCTGTATTTCCGGTCGCGCGGTGAGGGATTTGGAGAGGAAGTGAAGAGGCGAATCATGCTGGGTACATACGTCCTCTCCAGTGGTTATTACGACGCTTATTACCTTCGGGCTCAAAAAGTGAGATCGCTGATTCGTAAGGATTTTGACGAGGCCTTCACAAAGGTAGACTGTCTGATCGGACCAGCGACTCCTACAGTTGCCTTTCGTGCTGGGGAGAAAATGGACGATCCTCTGTCGATGTATCTGAGTGACGTGTACACGATTTCGGCGAATTTGGCGGGTCTGCCTGCGATGTCAGTTCCCTGTGGTCTGGATAGGGAGGGGTGCCCGATTGGGCTCCAGGTGATTGCACCAGTGCTTCGAGAAACTGATATGCTCGCAGTCGCCCGGAAGTTCGAAGAAGCACACGAATTTGAGGGAATGGTTGCGCCTTTGGGGAAGGAGGATCTCTGA
- the gatB gene encoding Asp-tRNA(Asn)/Glu-tRNA(Gln) amidotransferase subunit GatB → MNYEAVIGLEVHVQLKTESKMFTSVPYRFGEEPNRLIDPVVMALPGSLPVINREAVAKTVKVGMMLGCDIAETCKWDRKNYFYPDSPKNYQISQYDQPLCLNGQVEIEVAGASRSEEGPHRWVRLTRIHLEEDVGKLTHFERDSLVDYNRAGTPLIEIVTEPDIYSAEEAFAFLTALRRQLVYAGISDCDMEKGQLRCDANISIRPVRETTLGTKVELKNLNSISGVKNGVAYEIARQKRVLSEGGELIQETRRWDADRGMTTGMRTKEESHDYRYFPDPDLMPVSVDSDWKSELASELPESPFDRQRRYQEELGLPYSSASVLVSERELADFFELAVSEGGSPILLANFIANDLQREFAEGEGSLGDSLVTPASLSELVNLVEENVISNQIAREVLTEMLKSGASPRAIVREKGLEQSSDEGELESLCREAIAANEKAVSQYLEGNAKAINAVKGFVMKATKGKANPKVVNDVIERLLKE, encoded by the coding sequence ATGAACTACGAAGCAGTCATTGGTCTTGAGGTTCATGTCCAGTTGAAGACGGAGTCCAAGATGTTCACCAGCGTTCCGTACCGGTTCGGAGAGGAACCGAATCGTCTGATTGATCCGGTGGTTATGGCACTTCCAGGTAGCCTACCGGTTATTAACCGGGAAGCGGTAGCGAAGACCGTGAAGGTTGGAATGATGCTGGGGTGTGATATCGCGGAGACCTGTAAGTGGGACCGGAAAAACTACTTTTATCCCGATTCTCCAAAGAACTATCAGATTTCCCAATATGACCAGCCGCTGTGTTTGAACGGGCAGGTTGAAATCGAGGTGGCGGGAGCTTCGAGGTCGGAGGAGGGACCTCATCGGTGGGTTCGGTTGACCCGTATTCACCTTGAGGAAGATGTCGGTAAACTCACTCATTTCGAGCGAGATAGTCTGGTTGACTACAACCGTGCCGGAACACCCTTGATCGAGATTGTAACGGAACCGGACATTTACTCTGCAGAGGAGGCTTTTGCGTTTTTGACAGCGTTGCGGAGGCAACTTGTTTACGCTGGGATCTCCGATTGCGACATGGAGAAAGGGCAGTTGCGGTGCGATGCAAACATCAGCATCCGACCCGTTCGAGAGACCACTCTGGGGACCAAGGTGGAATTGAAGAATCTGAACAGCATCAGCGGTGTGAAAAATGGGGTTGCCTATGAGATTGCACGGCAAAAGCGGGTTTTGTCGGAAGGCGGAGAGTTGATACAGGAAACCCGCAGGTGGGATGCAGACAGAGGAATGACGACTGGGATGCGAACCAAAGAGGAGTCTCACGACTACCGCTACTTTCCAGACCCAGATCTAATGCCCGTGTCTGTGGATTCCGATTGGAAGTCAGAATTGGCGTCCGAGCTTCCAGAATCGCCCTTCGACCGGCAAAGGCGTTACCAGGAGGAACTCGGACTCCCGTATTCGAGCGCATCCGTTCTCGTTTCCGAGCGGGAACTTGCCGATTTTTTCGAACTAGCGGTCAGTGAGGGGGGAAGCCCGATTTTGCTGGCTAACTTTATTGCCAATGATCTGCAGCGAGAGTTTGCAGAGGGAGAGGGTAGCCTTGGTGACTCTTTGGTGACTCCGGCTAGTCTGTCTGAACTGGTCAATTTGGTGGAGGAGAATGTCATTTCCAACCAGATCGCAAGGGAAGTATTGACAGAGATGCTGAAGAGCGGCGCAAGCCCCCGTGCAATCGTGAGGGAAAAGGGCTTGGAACAGTCTTCGGATGAGGGTGAGTTGGAGTCTCTTTGCCGGGAGGCAATTGCAGCGAATGAGAAAGCGGTTTCTCAATACCTGGAGGGAAATGCCAAGGCGATAAACGCAGTAAAGGGATTTGTCATGAAAGCCACGAAGGGAAAAGCAAACCCCAAGGTGGTGAATGATGTGATCGAGCGGTTGTTGAAAGAATAG